A genomic segment from Gossypium hirsutum isolate 1008001.06 chromosome D04, Gossypium_hirsutum_v2.1, whole genome shotgun sequence encodes:
- the LOC107960943 gene encoding 60S ribosomal protein L14-2: MVRGQMNFKRLTLTDITIDIPRVPKNKWMLKNKWESSSWGRKLIVQKRRASLNDFDRFKLMLAKIKVSFRYTPYCVYPFYTRVLFLKALPQNFNRSLTSCNTVLQRSGVIKQELAKLKKENAS, encoded by the exons ATGGTAAGAGGCCAAATGAACTTCAAGAGGCTTACATTGACAGATATCACAATTGACATTCCACGTGTTCCCAAGAACAAATGG ATGTTAAAGAACAAATGGGAAAGTAGCTCGTGGGGTAGAAAGTTGATTGTCCAGAAGAGAAGAGCATCTCTCAACGACTTTGATAGGTTCAAGCTTATGTTGGCTAAGATCAAGGTCAGTTTCCGATACACCCCCTATTGTGTCTACCCGTTTTATACCAGAGTTCTTTTCTTGAAAGCACTTCCTCAAAACTTCAATCGAAGCTTGACGAGCTGTAATACGGTTTTGCAGAGGTCTGGAGTCATCAAGCAAGAACTTGCTAAGCTGAAAAAGGAGAATGCATCTTGA
- the LOC107959711 gene encoding WD repeat-containing protein WRAP73 isoform X3 → MIILVKMEFTEAYKQTGPCCFSPNARYIAVAVDYRLMIRDTLSFKVVQLFSCLDKISYIEWALDSEYILCGLYKRPMIQAWSLTQPEWTCKIDEGPAGIAYARWSPDSRHILTTSEFQLRLTVWSLVNTACVHVQWPKHGSKGVSFTKDGKFAAICTRRDCKDYINLLSCHSWEIMGVFAVDTLDMTDIQWSPDDSAIVIWDSPLEYKVLIYSPDGRCLFKYQAYESGLGVKSVSWSPCGQFLAVGSYDQMLRVLNHLTWKTFAEFMHLSTVRAPCCAAVFKEVDEPLQLDMSGLCLDDDFMGGSGGHFKVRYEVMEVPITFPFQKPPADKPNPKQGIDMENSAVAAF, encoded by the exons AT gattattttggtaaaaatggaGTTCACTGAAGCTTATAAACAAACGGGTCCTTGCTGTTTTTCACCGAATGCTCGTTACATTGCGGTTGCTGTCGATTACCGTCTTATGATTCGGGATACACTCTCCTTCAAG GTTGTGCAGTTGTTTTCTTGCTTGGACAAGATAAGCTATATTGAATGGGCACTTGATTCTGAGTACATTCTTTGTGGTCTCTATAAAAGACCCATGATACAGGCATGGTCACTCACCCAACCCGAATGGACATGCAAAATAGATGAAGGTCCTGCTGGTATTGCTTATGCAAGATGGAGCCCAGATAGCCGTCACATACTGACCACCTCGGAGTTTCAGCTGCGATTAACAGTTTGGTCCTTAGTGAACACAGCCTGCGTTCATGTACAATGGCCAAAGCATGGTTCCAAAGGAGTTTCATTTACTAAAGATGGAAAGTTTGCTGCTATCTGCACAAGGCGTGATTGTAAGGACTATATAAATTTGTTGTCCTGTCACTCTTGGGAGATAATGGGTGTTTTCGCCGTTGACACATTGGATATGACTGATATTCAGTGGTCACCGGATGACAGTGCAATAGTGATCTGGGATTCACCTCTTGAATACAAA GTTCTAATATATTCTCCAGATGGAAGGTGTCTCTTTAAGTATCAAGCATATGAAAGTGGACTGGGAGTAAAAAGTGTTTCATGGTCTCCCTGTGGCCAGTTTCTTGCTGTGGGTAGTTATGATCAGATGCTACGAGTTCTAAACCACCTTACTTGGAAAACTTTTGCTGAGTTTATGCACCTATCAACCGTTCGTGCTCCTTGTTGTGCTGCCGTTTTCAAG GAGGTAGATGAGCCGTTGCAACTTGATATGTCTGGATTATGTTTGGACGATGACTTTATGGGAGGCTCTG GCGGACACTTCAAAGTTAGATACGAGGTTATGGAAGTACCCATTACTTTTCCTTTCCAAAAGCCTCCTGCAGACAAACCTAACCCTAAACAAGGAATTG ATATGGAGAACAGTGCTGTTGCTGCCTTTTAA
- the LOC107959711 gene encoding WD repeat-containing protein WRAP73 isoform X1 has translation MIILVKMEFTEAYKQTGPCCFSPNARYIAVAVDYRLMIRDTLSFKVVQLFSCLDKISYIEWALDSEYILCGLYKRPMIQAWSLTQPEWTCKIDEGPAGIAYARWSPDSRHILTTSEFQLRLTVWSLVNTACVHVQWPKHGSKGVSFTKDGKFAAICTRRDCKDYINLLSCHSWEIMGVFAVDTLDMTDIQWSPDDSAIVIWDSPLEYKVLIYSPDGRCLFKYQAYESGLGVKSVSWSPCGQFLAVGSYDQMLRVLNHLTWKTFAEFMHLSTVRAPCCAAVFKEVDEPLQLDMSGLCLDDDFMGGSVY, from the exons AT gattattttggtaaaaatggaGTTCACTGAAGCTTATAAACAAACGGGTCCTTGCTGTTTTTCACCGAATGCTCGTTACATTGCGGTTGCTGTCGATTACCGTCTTATGATTCGGGATACACTCTCCTTCAAG GTTGTGCAGTTGTTTTCTTGCTTGGACAAGATAAGCTATATTGAATGGGCACTTGATTCTGAGTACATTCTTTGTGGTCTCTATAAAAGACCCATGATACAGGCATGGTCACTCACCCAACCCGAATGGACATGCAAAATAGATGAAGGTCCTGCTGGTATTGCTTATGCAAGATGGAGCCCAGATAGCCGTCACATACTGACCACCTCGGAGTTTCAGCTGCGATTAACAGTTTGGTCCTTAGTGAACACAGCCTGCGTTCATGTACAATGGCCAAAGCATGGTTCCAAAGGAGTTTCATTTACTAAAGATGGAAAGTTTGCTGCTATCTGCACAAGGCGTGATTGTAAGGACTATATAAATTTGTTGTCCTGTCACTCTTGGGAGATAATGGGTGTTTTCGCCGTTGACACATTGGATATGACTGATATTCAGTGGTCACCGGATGACAGTGCAATAGTGATCTGGGATTCACCTCTTGAATACAAA GTTCTAATATATTCTCCAGATGGAAGGTGTCTCTTTAAGTATCAAGCATATGAAAGTGGACTGGGAGTAAAAAGTGTTTCATGGTCTCCCTGTGGCCAGTTTCTTGCTGTGGGTAGTTATGATCAGATGCTACGAGTTCTAAACCACCTTACTTGGAAAACTTTTGCTGAGTTTATGCACCTATCAACCGTTCGTGCTCCTTGTTGTGCTGCCGTTTTCAAG GAGGTAGATGAGCCGTTGCAACTTGATATGTCTGGATTATGTTTGGACGATGACTTTATGGGAGGCTCTG TTTATTAA
- the LOC107959711 gene encoding WD repeat-containing protein WRAP73 isoform X2, with product MEFTEAYKQTGPCCFSPNARYIAVAVDYRLMIRDTLSFKVVQLFSCLDKISYIEWALDSEYILCGLYKRPMIQAWSLTQPEWTCKIDEGPAGIAYARWSPDSRHILTTSEFQLRLTVWSLVNTACVHVQWPKHGSKGVSFTKDGKFAAICTRRDCKDYINLLSCHSWEIMGVFAVDTLDMTDIQWSPDDSAIVIWDSPLEYKVLIYSPDGRCLFKYQAYESGLGVKSVSWSPCGQFLAVGSYDQMLRVLNHLTWKTFAEFMHLSTVRAPCCAAVFKEVDEPLQLDMSGLCLDDDFMGGSVY from the exons atggaGTTCACTGAAGCTTATAAACAAACGGGTCCTTGCTGTTTTTCACCGAATGCTCGTTACATTGCGGTTGCTGTCGATTACCGTCTTATGATTCGGGATACACTCTCCTTCAAG GTTGTGCAGTTGTTTTCTTGCTTGGACAAGATAAGCTATATTGAATGGGCACTTGATTCTGAGTACATTCTTTGTGGTCTCTATAAAAGACCCATGATACAGGCATGGTCACTCACCCAACCCGAATGGACATGCAAAATAGATGAAGGTCCTGCTGGTATTGCTTATGCAAGATGGAGCCCAGATAGCCGTCACATACTGACCACCTCGGAGTTTCAGCTGCGATTAACAGTTTGGTCCTTAGTGAACACAGCCTGCGTTCATGTACAATGGCCAAAGCATGGTTCCAAAGGAGTTTCATTTACTAAAGATGGAAAGTTTGCTGCTATCTGCACAAGGCGTGATTGTAAGGACTATATAAATTTGTTGTCCTGTCACTCTTGGGAGATAATGGGTGTTTTCGCCGTTGACACATTGGATATGACTGATATTCAGTGGTCACCGGATGACAGTGCAATAGTGATCTGGGATTCACCTCTTGAATACAAA GTTCTAATATATTCTCCAGATGGAAGGTGTCTCTTTAAGTATCAAGCATATGAAAGTGGACTGGGAGTAAAAAGTGTTTCATGGTCTCCCTGTGGCCAGTTTCTTGCTGTGGGTAGTTATGATCAGATGCTACGAGTTCTAAACCACCTTACTTGGAAAACTTTTGCTGAGTTTATGCACCTATCAACCGTTCGTGCTCCTTGTTGTGCTGCCGTTTTCAAG GAGGTAGATGAGCCGTTGCAACTTGATATGTCTGGATTATGTTTGGACGATGACTTTATGGGAGGCTCTG TTTATTAA
- the LOC107959710 gene encoding agamous-like MADS-box protein AGL1 isoform X2, whose amino-acid sequence MEFPNLDPESSSQKKMGRGKIEIKRIENTTNRQVTFCKRRNGLLKKAYELSVLCDAEVALIVFSSRGRLYEYANNSVRATIERYKKACSDATTPGSVAEANIQFYQQEATKLRRQIRDVQNMNRHILGEALSSLTFKELKNLEGRLEKGICRIRSKKVFVLNELLFAEIGFMQKRIAENERAQQQSNQLMQAASSYNRNFLPVNLLEPSNNDYSNQDQTPLQLV is encoded by the exons ATGGAGTTCCCTAATCTAGACCCAGAAAGCTCTTCCCAGAAAAAAATGGGAAGAGGCAAAATCGAGATTAAGCGGATCGAGAACACCACTAATCGACAAGTTACCTTCTGCAAGCGCCGCAATGGACTGCTCAAAAAGGCCTATGAATTATCTGTTCTTTGTGATGCTGAGGTGGCTCTCATAGTCTTCTCCAGCCGTGGCCGTCTCTATGAATATGCTAACAACAG TGTGAGAGCAACAATTGAGAGATACAAGAAAGCATGCTCAGATGCAACAACTCCAGGGTCTGTGGCTGAAGCCAACATTCAG TTCTACCAGCAAGAAGCCACCAAACTCCGACGACAAATTCGTGATGTTCAGAACATGAACAG GCATATCCTTGGAGAGGCTCTGAGCTCATTGACCTTTAAGGAACTCAAGAACCTTGAAGGCAGGCTGGAGAAAGGCATTTGTAGAATCAGATCCAAAAAGGTTTTTGTTTTG AACGAATTACTGTTTGCAGAAATTGGATTCATGCAAAAGAGG ATAGCTGAAAATGAAAGAGCGCAACAACAATCAAACCAGCTGATGCAAGCAGCCTCCTCCTACAATCGCAACTTTCTGCCAGTAAACCTGCTGGAACCCAGTAATAATGATTACTCCAACCAAGACCAAACTCCTCTTCAACTTGTATAA
- the LOC107959710 gene encoding agamous-like MADS-box protein AGL1, whose translation MEFPNLDPESSSQKKMGRGKIEIKRIENTTNRQVTFCKRRNGLLKKAYELSVLCDAEVALIVFSSRGRLYEYANNSVRATIERYKKACSDATTPGSVAEANIQFYQQEATKLRRQIRDVQNMNRHILGEALSSLTFKELKNLEGRLEKGICRIRSKKNELLFAEIGFMQKREVELQNDNMYLRAKIAENERAQQQSNQLMQAASSYNRNFLPVNLLEPSNNDYSNQDQTPLQLV comes from the exons ATGGAGTTCCCTAATCTAGACCCAGAAAGCTCTTCCCAGAAAAAAATGGGAAGAGGCAAAATCGAGATTAAGCGGATCGAGAACACCACTAATCGACAAGTTACCTTCTGCAAGCGCCGCAATGGACTGCTCAAAAAGGCCTATGAATTATCTGTTCTTTGTGATGCTGAGGTGGCTCTCATAGTCTTCTCCAGCCGTGGCCGTCTCTATGAATATGCTAACAACAG TGTGAGAGCAACAATTGAGAGATACAAGAAAGCATGCTCAGATGCAACAACTCCAGGGTCTGTGGCTGAAGCCAACATTCAG TTCTACCAGCAAGAAGCCACCAAACTCCGACGACAAATTCGTGATGTTCAGAACATGAACAG GCATATCCTTGGAGAGGCTCTGAGCTCATTGACCTTTAAGGAACTCAAGAACCTTGAAGGCAGGCTGGAGAAAGGCATTTGTAGAATCAGATCCAAAAAG AACGAATTACTGTTTGCAGAAATTGGATTCATGCAAAAGAGG GAAGTTGAACTGCAGAACGATAACATGTACCTGCGAGCAAAA ATAGCTGAAAATGAAAGAGCGCAACAACAATCAAACCAGCTGATGCAAGCAGCCTCCTCCTACAATCGCAACTTTCTGCCAGTAAACCTGCTGGAACCCAGTAATAATGATTACTCCAACCAAGACCAAACTCCTCTTCAACTTGTATAA
- the LOC107959710 gene encoding agamous-like MADS-box protein AGL1 isoform X3, giving the protein MEFPNLDPESSSQKKMGRGKIEIKRIENTTNRQVTFCKRRNGLLKKAYELSVLCDAEVALIVFSSRGRLYEYANNSVRATIERYKKACSDATTPGSVAEANIQFYQQEATKLRRQIRDVQNMNRHILGEALSSLTFKELKNLEGRLEKGICRIRSKKNELLFAEIGFMQKRIAENERAQQQSNQLMQAASSYNRNFLPVNLLEPSNNDYSNQDQTPLQLV; this is encoded by the exons ATGGAGTTCCCTAATCTAGACCCAGAAAGCTCTTCCCAGAAAAAAATGGGAAGAGGCAAAATCGAGATTAAGCGGATCGAGAACACCACTAATCGACAAGTTACCTTCTGCAAGCGCCGCAATGGACTGCTCAAAAAGGCCTATGAATTATCTGTTCTTTGTGATGCTGAGGTGGCTCTCATAGTCTTCTCCAGCCGTGGCCGTCTCTATGAATATGCTAACAACAG TGTGAGAGCAACAATTGAGAGATACAAGAAAGCATGCTCAGATGCAACAACTCCAGGGTCTGTGGCTGAAGCCAACATTCAG TTCTACCAGCAAGAAGCCACCAAACTCCGACGACAAATTCGTGATGTTCAGAACATGAACAG GCATATCCTTGGAGAGGCTCTGAGCTCATTGACCTTTAAGGAACTCAAGAACCTTGAAGGCAGGCTGGAGAAAGGCATTTGTAGAATCAGATCCAAAAAG AACGAATTACTGTTTGCAGAAATTGGATTCATGCAAAAGAGG ATAGCTGAAAATGAAAGAGCGCAACAACAATCAAACCAGCTGATGCAAGCAGCCTCCTCCTACAATCGCAACTTTCTGCCAGTAAACCTGCTGGAACCCAGTAATAATGATTACTCCAACCAAGACCAAACTCCTCTTCAACTTGTATAA
- the LOC107959710 gene encoding agamous-like MADS-box protein AGL1 isoform X1 — protein sequence MEFPNLDPESSSQKKMGRGKIEIKRIENTTNRQVTFCKRRNGLLKKAYELSVLCDAEVALIVFSSRGRLYEYANNSVRATIERYKKACSDATTPGSVAEANIQFYQQEATKLRRQIRDVQNMNRHILGEALSSLTFKELKNLEGRLEKGICRIRSKKVFVLNELLFAEIGFMQKREVELQNDNMYLRAKIAENERAQQQSNQLMQAASSYNRNFLPVNLLEPSNNDYSNQDQTPLQLV from the exons ATGGAGTTCCCTAATCTAGACCCAGAAAGCTCTTCCCAGAAAAAAATGGGAAGAGGCAAAATCGAGATTAAGCGGATCGAGAACACCACTAATCGACAAGTTACCTTCTGCAAGCGCCGCAATGGACTGCTCAAAAAGGCCTATGAATTATCTGTTCTTTGTGATGCTGAGGTGGCTCTCATAGTCTTCTCCAGCCGTGGCCGTCTCTATGAATATGCTAACAACAG TGTGAGAGCAACAATTGAGAGATACAAGAAAGCATGCTCAGATGCAACAACTCCAGGGTCTGTGGCTGAAGCCAACATTCAG TTCTACCAGCAAGAAGCCACCAAACTCCGACGACAAATTCGTGATGTTCAGAACATGAACAG GCATATCCTTGGAGAGGCTCTGAGCTCATTGACCTTTAAGGAACTCAAGAACCTTGAAGGCAGGCTGGAGAAAGGCATTTGTAGAATCAGATCCAAAAAGGTTTTTGTTTTG AACGAATTACTGTTTGCAGAAATTGGATTCATGCAAAAGAGG GAAGTTGAACTGCAGAACGATAACATGTACCTGCGAGCAAAA ATAGCTGAAAATGAAAGAGCGCAACAACAATCAAACCAGCTGATGCAAGCAGCCTCCTCCTACAATCGCAACTTTCTGCCAGTAAACCTGCTGGAACCCAGTAATAATGATTACTCCAACCAAGACCAAACTCCTCTTCAACTTGTATAA